The following proteins are encoded in a genomic region of Paenibacillus sp. FSL R7-0273:
- the tnpB gene encoding IS200/IS605 family element RNA-guided endonuclease TnpB, which produces MLIHQAYKYRIYPTPEQQQLIRRMFGCCRFVFNYFLDTWNQSYAETGKGLSYHACATKLPVLKAQYDWLKEVDSIALQSVARHVADSFDSFFKKQNQAPRFKSRKHPVQSYTTKFTNGNIAIEGSRLKLPKLGWMRFANSRKLEGRILSATVRQNASGKFFVSLSCEVEKNPLPQVDAHIGIDLGLKEYAVSSNGERYANPRFYRQYEKMLALWQRRMARRTPGGSNWKKAKQHVARIHERIANKRNDFLHQLTTKLIRENQTISIEHLRVANMIQNPKLSKSIADASWGEWVRQLTYKALWYGRTLRIADTFEPTSQRCHVCGTIHPEVKNLAVREWTCTVCGTLHDRDENAAHNIAQVAV; this is translated from the coding sequence ATGCTGATACATCAAGCCTATAAATACCGGATCTACCCCACACCGGAACAACAGCAACTCATAAGGCGTATGTTCGGCTGCTGCCGCTTTGTGTTCAATTACTTTTTGGACACTTGGAATCAAAGCTATGCGGAAACGGGAAAAGGCTTGTCCTATCACGCTTGTGCGACAAAACTCCCTGTATTAAAAGCGCAATACGACTGGCTGAAAGAAGTCGATAGCATCGCTTTGCAGTCGGTTGCCCGTCATGTGGCGGATAGCTTTGATAGCTTTTTCAAAAAGCAAAATCAAGCGCCACGCTTTAAGAGCCGGAAGCATCCGGTTCAAAGTTACACGACCAAATTCACGAACGGGAATATCGCCATTGAGGGGAGTCGCTTGAAGCTCCCAAAACTCGGCTGGATGCGTTTTGCAAACTCCCGGAAGCTGGAAGGCCGGATATTGTCTGCTACCGTGCGTCAAAACGCCAGTGGGAAATTTTTTGTTTCGCTTAGTTGCGAAGTTGAAAAGAACCCACTGCCGCAAGTGGACGCACATATCGGAATCGATCTGGGTTTGAAAGAGTATGCTGTAAGCTCAAATGGTGAACGGTATGCCAACCCCCGCTTTTACCGCCAATATGAGAAAATGCTGGCGCTTTGGCAGCGGCGGATGGCTCGGCGTACTCCGGGCGGCTCCAACTGGAAGAAAGCGAAGCAGCATGTCGCTCGCATTCACGAACGTATTGCGAATAAACGAAATGATTTTCTCCACCAACTGACAACGAAACTGATCCGTGAAAACCAAACGATTAGTATCGAACATCTGCGTGTCGCGAATATGATTCAGAATCCCAAGCTTTCAAAATCCATCGCGGATGCGTCTTGGGGGGAGTGGGTACGGCAACTGACGTACAAAGCCCTTTGGTATGGACGAACCCTTCGGATCGCTGATACGTTCGAACCGACCAGTCAGCGGTGTCACGTGTGTGGCACGATTCACCCGGAAGTAAAGAATCTTGCGGTTCGGGAATGGACGTGTACCGTTTGCGGTACGCTTCATGACCGTGATGAAAACGCCGCTCATAATATTGCACAAGTAGCGGTTTAA
- a CDS encoding copper amine oxidase N-terminal domain-containing protein, with protein sequence MKTPLKTSAVLLTLSLALSAGAVSAAPVASSPTSKTPQATTIAAVKTFAIELNGSVIRDQGFQPSGVKEPLVPLRAVAEALGFTLTWNQSSKTAELTKGNIFTTVKSGEDRYSVNKMSTTLGAAPRTLENKLFVPASFVSEVLQQTISVEGQKIVIASAVEHMTENGVITAVNADGKYQSIHIKGTGTSGLVLNIGEDTVFRKADGTKLTLADLQIGMTIEAEHALFSTRSLPPQTPAYQITVLDSAQPADLLGTEGTVEEIKTSQDGTSMIRINGSGLTETSQSEIILNLSKDTVYVNESGEPVEAGAVVQGAKVIGFYGPVLTRSLPAIGTAWKIVVVTAQQQ encoded by the coding sequence ATGAAAACACCCCTGAAAACCAGTGCAGTTCTACTAACTCTATCCCTGGCCCTGTCTGCCGGAGCCGTTTCTGCCGCTCCTGTAGCTTCATCCCCGACAAGCAAAACGCCGCAGGCAACGACCATCGCTGCCGTTAAGACATTTGCCATCGAGCTGAACGGCTCCGTTATCAGAGATCAGGGCTTCCAGCCTTCCGGCGTTAAAGAGCCGCTGGTGCCGCTGCGTGCAGTTGCAGAAGCCCTGGGCTTCACCCTTACCTGGAACCAGTCCAGCAAAACTGCCGAATTGACCAAAGGCAACATCTTTACAACGGTGAAGAGCGGCGAGGACCGTTATTCCGTTAATAAAATGTCCACTACGCTGGGAGCAGCACCCCGGACGTTAGAGAATAAGCTGTTTGTGCCTGCTTCCTTTGTGAGCGAGGTGCTGCAGCAGACCATTTCTGTGGAGGGGCAAAAAATTGTGATCGCTTCAGCGGTAGAGCATATGACGGAGAATGGTGTTATCACTGCGGTTAATGCGGACGGAAAATATCAGTCCATTCATATTAAAGGCACAGGAACCTCCGGGCTGGTACTTAATATAGGCGAGGACACTGTCTTCCGGAAGGCTGACGGCACCAAGCTGACTCTGGCCGACCTGCAGATCGGCATGACAATTGAAGCCGAGCATGCACTATTCTCAACAAGAAGCCTGCCGCCGCAGACACCGGCCTATCAGATCACCGTTCTTGATTCCGCACAGCCGGCGGATCTGCTGGGTACAGAAGGTACTGTAGAGGAAATAAAGACCTCACAGGACGGAACGTCCATGATCCGGATTAACGGCAGCGGCCTGACTGAAACGTCCCAGAGTGAAATTATCCTCAACCTGTCCAAAGACACTGTATATGTCAATGAAAGCGGCGAGCCTGTAGAGGCTGGAGCTGTGGTACAGGGTGCAAAAGTCATCGGCTTCTATGGTCCGGTGCTGACCAGAAGCCTTCCGGCTATCGGGACAGCCTGGAAGATTGTCGTGGTAACCGCACAGCAGCAATAG
- a CDS encoding histidine kinase N-terminal 7TM domain-containing diguanylate cyclase produces the protein MPWMQGYPYYLIMGSVLSLYMGVSSCRHRNTPGRRYLWILMLLVSVIFAATAGEILSESFQAKLWWRNLQQPPLFLSTIFTYAFVKEYITRSSDGLNRRLALFCIPVALYVLLIFTDSWHHLMRTGVGMTTLAGVSGIEVHPTVLNMALIAYDQLFGVYAVFLLAVSLQSAPKYYFKWNLLMLLSLLVPIGSIFLLPLLKITLPGFIAFTYLPPVIVGYFSIFRNSELSLYPRAKKQIIENMKDGIVLTDRHNNIIDINEAGERMLSALAERTEKSWLGKNIFVLLERYGEVAVSYYRRTEGQFEVDVPGTDGACYGLSLIDTEAGHGAAAGMLIVFSDLSEKKRYERELLYQATVDDLTGLYNRRHFMRLIENYALQDEAGIALLLFDIDDFKLINDTYGHIAGDQALIDFSDKILRLYQNKGIAGRVGGEEFAVCFFADNEEAALKEAERFRSEMSRHTVRLDGGHRIRLTVSAGIAFTGDSGATFEALYREADEALYLSKTGGKNRVTLGRQPAPLEAGRL, from the coding sequence ATGCCGTGGATGCAGGGTTATCCCTATTATTTAATTATGGGCAGTGTTCTAAGTCTCTACATGGGCGTCAGCTCTTGCCGGCACCGCAACACACCAGGAAGGCGCTATTTATGGATCTTGATGCTGCTGGTCAGCGTGATTTTTGCGGCTACGGCCGGAGAAATCCTCTCGGAGTCGTTTCAGGCCAAGCTGTGGTGGAGAAACCTCCAGCAGCCGCCGCTCTTTTTGAGCACCATCTTTACCTATGCTTTTGTTAAAGAATACATAACACGATCCTCGGACGGGCTGAACAGACGGCTGGCTCTTTTTTGCATTCCGGTAGCCCTTTATGTGCTGCTGATCTTTACAGATTCCTGGCATCATCTGATGCGTACCGGAGTCGGCATGACTACCTTGGCGGGCGTGAGCGGAATTGAGGTGCATCCGACCGTGCTGAATATGGCGCTGATTGCGTATGACCAGCTGTTCGGCGTCTACGCTGTTTTTCTGCTGGCTGTTTCCCTGCAAAGTGCGCCCAAATATTATTTTAAGTGGAATTTACTGATGCTGCTCAGTCTGCTGGTCCCCATCGGATCTATTTTTCTGCTCCCGCTGCTCAAAATTACGCTTCCCGGCTTTATCGCATTTACCTATCTTCCTCCTGTAATCGTCGGTTACTTCTCCATCTTCCGCAATTCGGAGCTATCCCTGTATCCCCGGGCGAAGAAACAGATTATCGAGAACATGAAGGACGGCATTGTGCTGACCGACCGCCACAACAACATAATAGACATCAATGAAGCCGGAGAACGGATGCTGTCGGCACTGGCGGAACGGACGGAGAAATCGTGGCTGGGCAAAAATATATTTGTGCTGCTGGAACGGTACGGAGAAGTCGCGGTTAGTTATTACCGGCGTACGGAGGGCCAGTTCGAAGTGGATGTTCCCGGCACAGACGGGGCCTGCTACGGGCTGTCTCTGATCGATACGGAGGCCGGGCACGGTGCGGCTGCAGGCATGCTAATCGTGTTCAGTGACCTGAGCGAGAAGAAGCGGTATGAGCGTGAGCTCCTCTACCAGGCTACAGTGGATGATCTGACCGGATTGTATAACCGCAGGCATTTCATGCGGCTGATTGAGAACTACGCTTTGCAGGATGAAGCAGGAATCGCCCTGCTGCTGTTCGATATCGATGATTTCAAGCTGATTAATGATACATACGGGCATATAGCCGGAGACCAGGCACTGATTGATTTCTCGGATAAAATACTCCGGCTGTACCAGAACAAAGGCATTGCCGGACGTGTCGGCGGCGAGGAATTTGCTGTCTGCTTCTTTGCAGACAATGAGGAGGCCGCACTGAAGGAGGCGGAGAGGTTCCGCAGTGAAATGTCCCGGCACACCGTAAGGCTGGACGGCGGACACCGGATCAGGCTGACGGTCAGTGCCGGCATTGCCTTTACCGGGGACAGCGGCGCGACCTTTGAGGCGTTGTACCGCGAAGCGGACGAGGCGCTGTACCTGTCCAAGACCGGCGGTAAAAACAGGGTTACGCTCGGGCGGCAGCCAGCCCCGCTGGAAGCAGGCAGGCTGTAG
- a CDS encoding SDR family oxidoreductase: MDLGLKGKSVFVAAASKGLGLATALEFAREGAKVTIASRSQAQLEAAAKRIEAETGAEVALVEMDVTDPDAVREAIAAAAGWAGGLDVLVTNAGGPPGGGFADMADSDWAGGFELTLMSSVRLIREALPFLRAAGGGRIVTISSSSIKQPIDGLILSSVFRAGVQALNKSLAAELAPDGILINTLAPGRIGTDRLTELDSRRAEAQGLALEEVQRASVKNIPLGRAGTPEEFGKAAVFLGSFANTYITGQALLIDGGAMKSL, from the coding sequence ATGGATCTGGGTCTTAAAGGAAAATCAGTATTTGTAGCGGCTGCGAGCAAGGGGCTGGGACTGGCGACTGCGCTTGAATTCGCAAGGGAAGGCGCGAAGGTAACAATCGCCAGCCGCAGCCAGGCGCAGCTGGAAGCAGCCGCGAAGAGAATTGAAGCGGAGACCGGTGCGGAGGTTGCGCTGGTGGAGATGGATGTAACCGACCCGGACGCGGTACGGGAGGCCATTGCGGCAGCAGCCGGCTGGGCCGGAGGCCTTGATGTGCTCGTTACCAATGCAGGCGGCCCTCCGGGCGGCGGCTTTGCCGATATGGCGGACAGCGACTGGGCCGGCGGCTTCGAGCTGACGCTGATGAGCAGCGTGAGGCTGATCCGTGAGGCGCTGCCCTTCCTGCGTGCAGCCGGCGGCGGACGGATTGTTACCATCAGCTCCTCATCCATTAAACAGCCGATTGACGGGCTGATTCTTTCCAGTGTGTTCCGGGCCGGTGTCCAGGCATTGAACAAGAGCCTGGCGGCGGAGCTTGCGCCAGACGGTATTCTGATTAATACGCTTGCCCCGGGGCGGATCGGCACAGACCGGCTGACCGAGCTGGACAGCCGGAGGGCGGAGGCGCAAGGGCTGGCGCTTGAAGAGGTTCAGCGTGCTTCAGTGAAGAACATTCCGCTTGGCCGGGCAGGGACGCCGGAGGAGTTCGGGAAGGCGGCGGTCTTCCTCGGTTCCTTTGCCAATACCTATATTACCGGGCAGGCGCTGCTGATTGACGGAGGCGCAATGAAATCACTTTGA
- a CDS encoding diguanylate cyclase domain-containing protein has product MIDVRRNRSSLASDLGFLGFLVLMFICVVFIAGSGSGYLQNIIILNIAFLLALVTYFTTVTAGLTLNLAFIFSYGLFVVYQTVSRGETIGVNTYFWLIMVPLITVTMWIFTSSSRELQAENERLKKTTANLATVDENTDLRNSIAFQKDASLFTGISTRYGIPLTLLVVKVKYWSEIRRLIPEEQLSEAIYDVSQLSQSSIRTNDALYLLDKDDATWGLLLFTDRDGAKIVIERIKLKLQQLNENEFSSKYKVSLGLKIGAVQYEAAAIENPLDFIVQAKKQLEYDV; this is encoded by the coding sequence GTGATAGACGTGAGACGTAACCGCAGCAGTCTGGCTTCAGACCTTGGGTTTCTTGGATTTTTGGTCCTGATGTTCATCTGTGTTGTGTTTATCGCCGGTTCAGGCAGCGGCTACCTGCAGAATATTATTATTCTGAATATTGCCTTCCTGCTCGCTCTGGTCACGTATTTCACTACGGTGACAGCGGGACTGACACTGAACCTCGCCTTCATCTTCAGCTATGGTCTCTTCGTGGTATACCAGACGGTGTCCCGGGGGGAGACGATCGGGGTCAACACCTATTTCTGGCTGATTATGGTGCCGCTGATTACGGTGACGATGTGGATTTTCACCTCAAGCTCACGGGAGCTGCAGGCGGAGAATGAGCGGCTGAAGAAGACAACGGCCAATCTGGCTACGGTGGATGAGAATACCGATCTGCGCAACAGCATTGCCTTTCAGAAGGATGCCAGCCTGTTTACGGGGATATCCACCCGCTACGGCATTCCGCTTACCCTGCTGGTCGTTAAGGTGAAATACTGGAGCGAGATCCGCCGGCTGATTCCGGAGGAGCAGCTGTCCGAGGCGATCTATGATGTCTCCCAGCTCAGCCAGTCCAGCATCCGCACGAATGATGCGCTGTATCTGCTGGACAAGGACGATGCAACCTGGGGGCTGCTGCTCTTTACAGACCGTGACGGGGCCAAAATTGTCATTGAACGGATCAAGCTCAAGCTTCAGCAATTGAACGAAAATGAATTCTCCAGCAAATATAAAGTGAGCCTTGGACTCAAAATCGGTGCTGTGCAGTACGAGGCTGCTGCGATTGAGAATCCGCTGGACTTTATTGTCCAGGCCAAGAAGCAGCTGGAGTACGATGTGTAA
- a CDS encoding cellulose biosynthesis cyclic di-GMP-binding regulatory protein BcsB, translating to MIKKQLLLWALCLSLFLSLLPAASAAAVLPGAGRLTYETAFTGSDTALSGGAASQQLFTIMDYWNVDSVKINLHFQVSQITKDQVSSITLSLNGIPFHSFRPSLQNNGEQIISITAPKGFLKKDSNTLTLQGDLKTAVDNNQVCYVDNSPDNWLHFFNTSSIAVTYSSKELTGGISDFSGRFSGIDTVKNGKSLITVPEQATGAELESAAYALSGFAKENALTDKTIAMLPYREDSIKDRSAVVLVAMYDRVPAELKSRLSTAEDLGTHALIQLLNKDTRPTLVITSQDESLLIKAGRLAASTELMSQISSDLKVVDDATQADEPAGSISSEVTLTESGDTLTGPNHREQSYFIALPSNRSIADSGKISLDFRYAGNLDFTRSLVTVSINGTPIGSKKLTRELANGDTLTLTVPKNLNISGNFSVTVAFDLEMESAVCTPNTEQMPWAYIDKESLLQLNTKDRTDLLFNNYPYPFLRDGIYNHVAVVLPQEMDDYAYLSLGNVFNLLGQYTDGNTGDIHFYTDDVSADNLKNNNILAVGSYKNNKIIRDNNNKLYFRYSKDGTTLLSNEKISIEEQYGAELGTLQLVESPYGSGRGFMAVTAVNAENYYLASRLIASEKDKWKVFGDGVAVDKDGNVSAYRFKTDTGAKQDSALEQIVERSDVLGFVVAVVLTIALVLVALLLLIRKHMKKRGDRRET from the coding sequence ATGATAAAAAAACAGTTGTTGTTGTGGGCGCTCTGCCTCTCCCTTTTCCTGTCTCTGCTTCCGGCAGCCTCTGCCGCGGCAGTGCTTCCGGGAGCCGGCAGGCTGACGTATGAGACCGCCTTTACCGGCAGTGATACTGCATTGTCCGGCGGAGCAGCATCGCAGCAGCTTTTTACCATAATGGATTACTGGAATGTCGACAGCGTGAAGATCAACCTGCACTTCCAGGTTTCACAGATTACAAAGGATCAGGTGTCGAGCATCACGCTGTCGCTGAACGGCATTCCGTTCCACTCGTTCCGGCCGTCCCTTCAGAATAACGGGGAACAGATTATAAGCATCACTGCGCCGAAGGGCTTCCTGAAGAAGGACAGCAACACGCTGACACTGCAGGGGGACCTGAAGACAGCTGTTGACAATAACCAGGTCTGCTATGTGGACAACTCGCCGGACAACTGGCTGCACTTCTTCAATACCTCCAGTATTGCGGTTACTTACAGCAGCAAGGAGCTCACCGGCGGAATCAGCGATTTCAGCGGGCGGTTCTCCGGTATTGATACCGTGAAGAACGGAAAAAGCCTGATTACAGTGCCGGAGCAGGCTACCGGCGCTGAGCTGGAATCCGCTGCCTACGCCTTGTCAGGCTTTGCCAAAGAGAATGCCCTGACGGACAAAACCATCGCAATGCTCCCTTACCGGGAGGACAGCATCAAAGACAGAAGTGCGGTAGTGCTCGTGGCCATGTACGACCGCGTTCCGGCAGAGCTGAAATCCCGGCTCAGCACAGCAGAGGATCTGGGGACACACGCCCTGATCCAGCTGCTGAATAAGGATACCCGGCCGACGCTGGTGATTACCTCGCAGGATGAGAGCCTGCTGATCAAGGCGGGCAGGCTTGCGGCAAGCACGGAGCTGATGAGCCAGATTTCAAGTGATCTGAAGGTGGTCGACGACGCTACGCAGGCAGATGAGCCGGCAGGCAGCATCAGCTCGGAGGTGACGCTGACGGAATCCGGCGATACCTTAACCGGTCCGAATCACCGGGAGCAATCCTATTTCATCGCCCTGCCTTCGAACCGCTCCATCGCCGATTCCGGCAAAATCAGCCTGGATTTCCGCTATGCCGGAAATCTGGATTTTACCCGCTCACTGGTTACTGTCAGCATTAACGGCACACCGATCGGCAGCAAGAAGCTGACCAGGGAGCTGGCTAACGGCGACACGCTTACCCTGACGGTGCCCAAGAATCTTAATATCTCGGGGAATTTTTCAGTAACCGTAGCCTTTGATCTGGAGATGGAAAGCGCAGTCTGCACGCCGAATACGGAGCAGATGCCTTGGGCCTATATCGATAAGGAATCACTGCTGCAGCTGAATACGAAGGACCGGACTGACCTGCTGTTCAACAACTATCCGTATCCGTTCCTGCGGGACGGGATCTATAATCATGTGGCTGTAGTGCTGCCGCAGGAGATGGATGACTATGCCTACCTGAGTCTGGGGAATGTGTTCAATCTGCTGGGACAGTATACGGACGGCAATACCGGGGATATTCACTTTTACACTGACGATGTCAGCGCGGATAACCTGAAGAACAACAATATTCTGGCCGTTGGCTCCTATAAGAACAATAAGATTATCCGGGACAACAACAACAAGCTGTATTTCCGGTACAGCAAGGACGGCACAACCCTCCTATCCAATGAAAAAATAAGCATTGAAGAGCAGTACGGCGCAGAGCTTGGAACGCTGCAGCTGGTGGAATCGCCGTATGGAAGCGGACGAGGATTTATGGCGGTTACAGCGGTGAATGCGGAGAATTATTATCTGGCTTCAAGGCTGATTGCCAGCGAAAAGGATAAGTGGAAGGTGTTCGGTGACGGCGTTGCTGTCGACAAGGACGGGAACGTCAGCGCCTACCGGTTCAAGACGGATACAGGGGCGAAGCAGGATTCGGCGCTGGAGCAGATTGTAGAGCGCAGCGATGTGCTGGGCTTCGTTGTCGCGGTAGTCCTTACCATTGCCCTGGTGCTTGTAGCGCTTCTTCTGCTGATCCGCAAACATATGAAGAAACGTGGTGATAGACGTGAGACGTAA
- a CDS encoding glycosyltransferase family 2 protein encodes MTVSDVLMVIAVICIWSLLLVNVALIIAGYLYYIQTEREEIPEIKGEYPFVTIMVPAHNEGVVISKTVESLLALDYPHDRYEIIVINDNSSDNSAVLLGNIQERYPARNLLIINTDTVTGGKGKSNALNIGFTRSKGELIAIYDADNTPERTALRYLVAEINADPSLGAVIGKFRTRNRDASLLTRFINIETLSFQWMAQAGRWKLFKLCTIPGTNFIMRRSIVEAIGGWDVKAIAEDTEISFRIYMMGYRIKFQPKSVTWEQEPQTVKVWFKQRTRWAKGNVYVIVKNLPLLFDRSAARIRFDILYYVSIYFLLLISLITSDLLLVLHAMGYVHTTIAGLSSFLWILAIILFVVGIFVTLTTEKGEMSLSNLGIIMLMYVSYCQLWMAVAAYGMYNYLKDVIFKREAKWYKTERY; translated from the coding sequence ATGACGGTCTCGGACGTGTTGATGGTAATTGCGGTGATCTGTATCTGGTCGCTGCTGCTGGTCAATGTTGCACTGATTATTGCCGGATATTTATATTACATTCAAACCGAGCGGGAGGAGATTCCGGAAATCAAGGGCGAATATCCCTTTGTGACCATCATGGTTCCCGCACATAATGAGGGTGTGGTTATCAGTAAGACCGTGGAGTCGCTGCTGGCGCTGGATTATCCGCATGACCGTTATGAGATTATTGTCATTAATGACAATTCCTCGGATAACAGTGCTGTGCTGCTGGGGAATATACAGGAGAGATATCCGGCGCGCAATCTGCTGATTATCAATACGGATACGGTCACCGGGGGGAAAGGGAAGTCCAATGCCCTTAATATCGGCTTTACCCGCAGCAAGGGGGAGCTGATTGCAATCTATGATGCCGACAATACACCTGAGCGGACAGCGCTGCGGTATCTGGTTGCCGAGATTAATGCTGATCCTAGTCTTGGCGCTGTCATCGGCAAGTTCAGAACCCGCAACCGTGATGCCAGTCTGCTTACAAGGTTTATTAATATAGAGACGCTCTCTTTTCAATGGATGGCCCAGGCCGGGCGGTGGAAGCTGTTCAAGCTGTGCACGATTCCCGGAACCAACTTTATTATGCGCAGGTCCATTGTTGAAGCGATCGGCGGGTGGGATGTCAAAGCGATTGCCGAGGATACGGAGATCAGCTTCCGCATCTATATGATGGGCTACCGGATCAAGTTCCAGCCTAAATCGGTCACCTGGGAGCAGGAGCCGCAGACGGTGAAGGTCTGGTTCAAGCAGCGGACGCGCTGGGCCAAGGGCAATGTCTATGTTATTGTCAAAAATCTGCCCTTGCTCTTCGACCGCTCGGCGGCCCGGATCCGCTTCGATATCCTGTATTATGTGTCGATCTACTTCCTGCTGCTGATCTCGCTGATTACCTCTGATCTGCTGCTGGTGCTGCACGCAATGGGTTATGTGCATACCACCATAGCCGGACTCAGCAGCTTTCTGTGGATCCTGGCCATCATATTGTTCGTAGTCGGGATATTCGTTACCCTGACGACAGAGAAGGGCGAAATGAGCCTGTCGAATCTGGGCATCATTATGCTGATGTATGTTTCTTACTGCCAGCTCTGGATGGCTGTTGCCGCTTACGGGATGTATAACTACCTCAAGGATGTCATTTTCAAGCGTGAAGCCAAATGGTACAAGACCGAGCGTTATTAG
- the wsfD gene encoding glycan biosynthesis hexose transferase WsfD, which yields MINSTVKTTLRQSVILAGFRTSPAFIAAFGVLLITVIALFTAPYIGMADNGDFFRSIYSNGLYFSQPDYDSQYFGYFVKHFGIYQYFNENGATLDSSQSMFIKLAIGLNKLLFSSTVFDIRFQAAIYTLLYVAAVYLLVEAITCRMTRKQGMLCAVLAIFVFGDTGYTAYFNSFYSESIVLIMMLYVFAAWLLLFRKRYNDYFLLALFLISGLLLTTSKQQNAPVGIILAVLGIMLLWVRRDRIFRGLTLFSLMLLMASGLFTYLNISKEFVNINQYHAMTRGVLKDSANPETSLKSFGIDEQYAILKNNIYYEQYGTVDVNSPILEKDFYSKYGFVSILKYYLAHPDQFSSILDVAAQSAFSIKPAAMGNYEQSAGKEFRAQSHFFALYSLLKGIMAPKTFGFILLWMVLVIGLYMPSFIQALKARDFRGMQRMTLIIASMAVGLSGIMVSIIGAGDADISKHEFLFTLAFDLVSVLALSGVIGRRVSGSREPAAGREPGMQKVQEGVSA from the coding sequence ATGATCAACAGCACTGTAAAAACAACCCTGCGGCAGAGTGTTATCCTTGCCGGCTTCCGTACCTCCCCTGCCTTTATTGCGGCCTTCGGGGTGCTGCTGATTACGGTGATTGCCCTGTTTACGGCTCCATATATCGGAATGGCCGATAACGGCGACTTTTTCCGCAGCATCTACAGCAACGGACTCTACTTCAGCCAGCCGGATTATGACAGCCAGTACTTTGGTTACTTTGTGAAGCATTTTGGAATTTATCAATACTTTAATGAGAACGGGGCAACGCTGGATTCGTCCCAGTCCATGTTTATCAAGCTGGCTATCGGCCTGAACAAGCTGCTGTTCAGCAGTACCGTGTTCGACATCCGGTTTCAGGCCGCCATTTATACCCTGCTCTATGTGGCTGCCGTTTACCTGCTGGTGGAAGCCATTACGTGCCGAATGACCCGGAAACAGGGGATGCTGTGCGCGGTGCTGGCCATTTTTGTTTTTGGCGATACCGGATATACCGCTTATTTCAATTCTTTCTATAGTGAGAGCATTGTGCTGATTATGATGCTGTATGTATTTGCCGCATGGCTGCTGCTGTTCCGCAAACGGTACAATGATTATTTCCTGCTGGCCCTGTTTCTGATCAGCGGCCTGCTCCTGACCACCTCCAAGCAGCAGAACGCTCCTGTCGGCATCATTCTGGCAGTGCTGGGCATCATGCTGCTCTGGGTAAGAAGGGACCGTATATTCCGCGGACTGACCTTGTTCTCGCTGATGCTTCTGATGGCTTCCGGATTATTTACCTATCTCAATATTTCCAAAGAGTTTGTGAACATTAACCAGTACCATGCGATGACCCGCGGAGTGCTGAAGGATTCAGCCAACCCGGAGACGTCGCTGAAATCGTTCGGGATCGATGAGCAGTATGCCATTCTCAAAAATAATATCTACTATGAGCAGTACGGGACGGTTGATGTGAACTCTCCGATTCTGGAAAAGGATTTCTACAGCAAATACGGCTTTGTCTCGATTCTGAAATACTATCTTGCCCATCCGGACCAGTTCAGCTCCATCCTTGATGTAGCGGCACAAAGCGCCTTTTCGATCAAGCCTGCGGCAATGGGCAATTACGAGCAGTCGGCGGGCAAGGAGTTCCGGGCGCAGAGCCACTTCTTTGCACTCTACAGTCTGCTTAAGGGTATTATGGCGCCCAAAACCTTCGGATTTATTCTGCTCTGGATGGTGCTGGTCATCGGGCTGTATATGCCCTCGTTCATCCAGGCGCTCAAGGCACGCGACTTCCGGGGGATGCAGCGGATGACGCTGATTATAGCCAGTATGGCAGTAGGCCTGTCAGGCATTATGGTCTCCATTATCGGGGCAGGTGATGCGGATATATCCAAGCATGAATTCCTGTTCACTCTGGCCTTCGATCTTGTATCCGTGCTGGCTTTATCCGGTGTAATCGGCCGCAGAGTGTCCGGCAGCCGTGAACCGGCAGCCGGTAGGGAGCCCGGCATGCAGAAGGTGCAGGAGGGTGTCAGCGCATGA